GTGCAGCGGCATTTTTGAATATAACCAGCAGGCGTTTGAAGCCTTCTACCGCTTTGGCAAGTACGTGGTGGATTTTCGCCCCGGCTGGCTGCGGCATATCCCACTGGTAGACCAACTGTTTATGGCGCGGTTTCTGCGTCGTTCGATTCCGGCGGGCGATCGCCGCGCGTTTCTGGCTGACTATCTCGATGCCGACTACGAGGCGGCCCTGGGCACGATCTACACCGCCGTCAGCAAAAAGGCCGTAGACGTGATGCCGCAGGAATTTGCCCGCCTCACGGTTCCCACACTGCTAATTTCCGGCGAATACGACCAGATTATCCCTGCCTCGATGGGGCAGCAGGCCGCCAGCTTGAGCGATCGCATTACCCACTGCGTCATCGCCGAGACAGGACACTTCCCCATGCTGGAAGATGCAGCAACTTACATGGCAACCATCGAGGCGTTCCTGAACCAGACCCGCGAACCCGTTGCCTAGCGTTTACTTAGCGTATACTCAGCATTCACTCAGCTTGCTGACTCAGCTTTCTTCTGGCCGGGTTCCAGCCGTCATCGCGGACAGCACGGCCTGCTGCGCTACCTGACTGTAGAGGCTGCGGAGATACTCATTCACCGCATGGGCAGAAACCGACCCCGACGTACTGCCCTCGGAACGCAGCGGCATCTGCCCCAGCAAATCGAGGACGGTTTCTGAACTGGGCGGCGGCGCAATGACCACCAGCGACGGCTCTAGCTGCTGGTCATACTTCCAGAAGGTTTGCAGGGCGATCGCCGAAGACGCGGAAACTGGCGGAGCGGTTAGCGGATTGAGTGTTTCTTCTGGCGGCGGCGCATCGGGACTGGCGCTGCGGAGCCGACGCAACTCGCTGATAATCTGCTCCTTGGTGCGCCCCCGCAACTGAAACAGGACGAAGGGATCTTCACTAAAGCGATCGCCCAGGACATAATACACCGCCCCAATGTGCTTGCAGGGATTCGCCGGGTCTGGGCAAGAACAGCGGCTGTGGATATCAAACTTGGTAAACGGGAACAGGCTCAGTCCGTTAGCCGTAAAAACTTCTTCAATATTCTGCGGCATCTCGCCCGCCAGCAGTTTGGCAGAAAAAATCGCCTGCTGAGACAGAGATTCAATCACATACTGCCACTGCTCATCATCAAACGGATCGAGGGACAGCGTGACCTTGTATGGCTCTGGCGCAGTGCCCTGAACCCGCGCATGAACCTTCGCGCCGCGAAATTCAATCGACAGCACATTGCCTTCGCGGGCATAGTTGCGGGCGCGGGCCAGACGACGCACCCAGCCAAACGACTCCAGCACATCAACCCAGCGCTGGGCCCACCATTCCCGACTTGGCTGCGCGTCATACTGAGTCATGGTTTAATCAAGTTCCGTAATTTCCCTTAAGGAGCGTTGTCACAGGCGCAAATATAAATGTAACAATAGGATTCAATCTTATCGTGACTTCCTGGGTTCCTATGAACTTTGACCCCGACAGCACCGAACTGTTTGGCAGTAGCGCCGAAGAGATGCAAGCCAACGAACTGTTGAAGTATCTCCAGCACCAGTCGCCAGAGGTGCTGGCGCGAGTGGCTCGGTCTGTCAGCCCAGAAATCAAAGATATCATTTCGCAAAATGTGCAGGGTCTGGTGGGGATGCTGCCCTCAGAAGCTTTCACGATGCAAATCACAACCGATCGCGACAATCTGGCGGGGCTGCTCGCCTCTGCCATGATGACAGGCTATTTCCTGCGGCGCATGGAGCAGCGCATGGAGCTAGAAGTCAGCGTGGCTGATGCGTTTGGCTCGTTTCGCGATAGCGGCGATGAGTCGTCTGGCAGCTAGCATGTGATGTTGCTCAGTAGGTTGATTCTGGAGGTTGATGCTGGGGGTTGATTCTGCCGATTCTGCGGTTAATTCTGCGATCGCGGCAGGGTTGTGGGCCGCACGCCAATTTCCAAAACCTCACCCTCCCGGTTAATTTCTAGCGCCAACAGATCGCCGATTTTGCTGCCATCCACCTGCTCCTGCACGTCGGATGCAGTGTTAACAGGAACGCCACCCACCTTCAGAATCACGTCTCCGGGCTGAAGTCCGGCCGTGGCAGCGGGGGTATTTTCCAATACCTGGAGAATGAGAACGCCCCGATCGACCGCGAGTTTTGACGGATCGAAGGGCGGGTCTTCGACGTTTTTCTGCAATTCTTCCTTGAGCGCCGGGGTAAGGTTGGTCATTTGAATGCCCAAAAACGGATGCGCGACCTGTCCCGTGGCAAAAAGCTGGTCGGCAATTCGCTTGGCGGTTTCGATTGGGATGGCGAAACCCAGCCCCTGCGCGTTGGCGCGAATGGCCGTGTTCATGCCAATGACCTCGCCTTGGTCGTTGAGCAGCGGGCCGCCGGAATTGCCGGGATTAATCGCTGCGTCGGTTTGGATGAAACGAACTCGCCGATCGGGGCTACCGACTTCGGAACTGGAGCGTCCTGTAGCGCTGATGATGCCCGCCGTCACCGTGTTGTCCAGTCCCAAAGGATTGCCGATGGCGATCGCCCATTGTCCCGGAACCAAGTTGGTCGAGCCGCCCAGCGTCACAGTTGGCAAATCGGTCGCATCGATGGCGATCGCCGCCACATCCGTCACCTCATCTGCACCCACCACCCGGCCCTCAAACTCGCGCCCGTCCCTCAGCGTCACACGCACCGTGTCGGCTCCTTCCACAACATGGGCATTGGTGATGATCTGCCCATTGGGTGAAATCACAAAGCCAGACCCCGTGCCCCGCCGCAGCCGCTCCGGGGCGCTCGGGCCCTCCTCGCCAAAAAATCGACGAAAGAAGGGGCTGGCTCCTGGCGGAACCCGGCTCACGGTGCGGGATGCATCAATCCGCACCACGGCCGGGCCAACGCGCTCTGCGGCAGCCGCAATGAAGTTATAGGGTTGGGCACTGGGAACACTCGGCGGCGCAGGCGGCGATTCGTTCGCCACGGGTGCCAGGGACGGTGGCATGTTGGCAGGGCTGCGATTGGTCAAAGGCTGAGGGGTGCGGACGGGGCTGAACGACTGCCAGGTCGCGTGTCCGGCCATGCCCAGACCCACACCCATCACCAGCACGGCGGCATACGTGCCCCAAGATTTCAAAGATTTGACCATGAGACGGAGTTGAGAAGCAGTGACGAAGGGATCGGGCGGGCAGAGATTTAGGCGGAATGCTGTGGGGAGACTGCGTAAAGGTTTAGCGATCCAGAGCGATTTTAAAGTAACCGTCAGACGGGCGCTTCGGTCTTGCTCATTATCATTAGGGCGATCGCTTCCAGCGTAATCTTTCTTGGATTTTTTTGCAGGGAAGAATCCAGAAAATCTCTCACAAGAGCGATTTGTGGCTAGCTAGGATGGAGACATTTGAGCTAGTTTTTGAGCAAATCTTGGTGAAGCGTTGGTTAGAGAAGAGTTATCCATGAGCGAGAAATTTCAGGCATATCGCAAGCGCCGGGGCGCTGATTTGGGTGGGATGGTTTTGCTGGGATTGGGGGTCGTAGGTATGAGCCAAGGGGCGATCGCCCAAGCCAGCCTGCCCGATCCGTCCCCAGCCCGTGCCCTATCGATTGCCCAGGCCGCCGATGCACCCACCGACTCGCTCTGCCCTGCGCCCGTGCTGTCCCGGATGACCCGCTACCAGACCCGCGCCGGAGACACGATCGCCAGCCTAGCCCAGCGCCACAACCTGACGGCAGAAACCCTGATCGGCATGAACTCTGTGCTGCGGCAGGGCAATCCGCCCGTGGGAACCAGTCTGCTGATTCCGCCGATCAACGGGCTGCGGGTAGAGGTTCCGTCCGGACGCACCTGGCGAGACTTGGCGCAGCAATATCGCGTGCGGGCAGATGTGCTGTTTGAGGCAAACGGCTGTCGCCCGCCGGGTCGGGTTGCGTTCATCCCCGGTGCAACGCTATCTTCGGCAAACCCGGCAGCCGGAGATACAGCAGTGGGGGCTGCGGCCGACCCCAACGCTCGCCCCAGAATTACCAGCCCCGATCGGGCGGCGGCGATTCTGAGAACCCACCCCCTGGGTAGCCCAACGGTGGCGCTGGTGATCAAGGGCTATGGCTGGCAAATCGATCCGCGATCGGGGCAGGTCGTGTTTAACAGCGGCGTAGACCTGGCAGCCAGTGAAGGAAACCCGGTGGTGTCAGCGGGCGAGGGCACAGTCGCCTTTGCGGCCAATCAAGGAAACTACGGCAACCTAGTCGTCGTCAATCATCCCGAAGGGTTGCAAACGCGATACGCCCAGTTGGGGACGATTCAGGTGCAGGTGGGGCAGCGGGTGCAGGCGGGCGATCGCCTCGGCACGGTTGGTCGCAGCGCCCCTGATCAGGAACCCCTGCTGCGGTTTGAAGTCCGCTCAAATTCTGACCTGGGCTGGGTCGCGCAAGATCCAAGCCTATATTTTCAGGACATGCGAGTAGGACAGTAGGGAACGCTCTGGCATCTACCCAAAACAGTTCGTACACTAGAGCAGGGTTCAACTGTAGTGGTTTTAACACTTTAGTAATCTTCGCAAGTAGCTCTTGCACTTAGTGGTTTTCACAATTTCTGGAGATAGGTGAGCTATGTCGATTGCAGCGGTTCTCGTCTCGCGCCGGAGTGGCGGTGTCCGCAATTCCCAGCCCGGTCGCCAAACGGGGCGATCGCCCGCCCAGCAACTCTGGCGATCGCTCGGTTCGGTGGCCGGAGGGCTGGCGATCGCGCTTCACAGTTTGGCACTGCCCGCCCTAGCCGATCCGTTTCGCAGCGCCAACCCCCGCAACATCGACCGCACCACCGAAGCCGCCTTCATCGCCATGTTTGCCGAAGGCAACTACGCTCAAGCGGCAGCCTTGTTAGAGAACGCCTCGCGCAATGAGCCGCTGGCCCACGCCCTGGCCGCGTCGCTGGCCTACCTGAACCGGGATTGGGATACCCTGCGCGATCGCGCAACCCAGACTCGGCGATCGGCAGAACGGCTGATGCAAAGCGATCCGCTGCGGGGCAACATTTACCGAGCGGTGGGACACTTCCTGGAAGGCGGGTATGCCGTCTCCACCCAAAGCACCGTTGCCGCCACGCCCACCGTCCTCCGTGAACTTCAGCGAGCCTTCAGCGCCTTGGGCGAGGCCGAACGCATCGCCCCCGACGATCCAGAGCTAAATTTGGTGAAGGGATACATCGAACTGTTCCTGGCCACAAACCTGCCCTTTAGCAGCCCAGAACAGGCTTTGGAAAAGCTGCAAAATTTCGCCGGGCCCGAATACCTGGCGCAGCGGGGAATCGCCATCGGCTATCGGGATCTGGAACAGTTTGAACCCGCGATGGCGGCGGTTGACCAGGCCCTCGCAGAAACGCCTGACAATCCCGATCTTTACTATCTCAAGGCACAGATTCTAGTGCGCCAGGAGAAGTATCGTGAAAGCTTGGAGTTCTTTCAGCGGGCGCTGGAAAAAGAAGACCAGCTTCCCCAACGCCACGCTAACCAAATCGCCTGGGAGGCCTGTCGTGCTGAGAGCGTAGTCGAAGGGTTGCGAGATGGTGTGAGCCGTCAGCGCTGCAACCCGCTGCTGCGTCGTCGCTAGGCGGGGTTTGGAGTTAAGATTGGGCTGGTTCGTGGCTTAGGGCGATCGTCCGTCCACCAGATCTTCTAGATCTGCCTAAACGCCGTCGGTCTAATTCCTGATCCTTTGCCATTTACCCGTGGTCCTTATTCCGTGGCTCCTATTCCGTGGCTCTTATTTTCAAAGACTATTTCTCGCGTCAGGCAAGCCGCTACGCCAAGTATCGTCCGGGCTATCCCGACGAGCTATACGCCTACCTAGTCAAAACGGCAACAAAACACGACGCAGCCTGGGATTGCGCCACGGGCAACGGGCAAGTTGCGGTCGGGCTAGTGCCTCATTTTGCAACCATCTACGCGACGGATGCCAGCGCCAGCCAAATCGCCAACGCCTTTCCCCACGAGCGAATTCAGTATTCGGTTGCGCCCGCAGAGGCCAGCGGTCTGCCCGACCACTGCGTAGACCTGATTACGGTCGGGCTGGCGCTGCACTGGCTGCCGCTAGACGGGTTCTATGCTGAGGTGAATCGCGTGGGCCGTCCGGGCGGCGTGATTGCGGCCTGGTGCAGCGATTTATTCCGGGTCGCCGAGGCCACACCCGCCGTGTCCGCACTAATCGACGAACTCTATGCGCTCATCATGCCCATGCAGCTGCCCGAAGTGCAACTGGTGCATGACCACTATCAGACTGTTCCATTTCCGTTTGAGGAACTGCCTGCGCCCACCTTTCGCCAGACCGTGCAGTGGACTCCGGAAATCATTTTGGGCTGCGTTTCTACCTGGTCTGCGGTACAGCGCTATGCCGACGCAGAGGGCTGGGCGGGATTGAAAGAGTGGGGCGATCGCCTTTCGGCTGCCTGGGGCGACCCGACCCTGCCCAAAACCGTCTGCTGGGATATTTTTCTACGAGCCGGGCAGATATAGAACCGGGGCAAGACTTGTTAGATAGGTAGACCAGTAGATAGGTATATAAGTAGATAGACCAGATTAAGAGCTCATTTGTAAAGGAGCCTGAAAGCCTTGTTAATCAAGGATTTCCGAGAAACCGCTTTTCCTGGGCAAACATGACCTCAAAGCCACACATGCCAAGAGTTTCAGGCTTCTTAAGATTTGCTTCATAAATTAGCTCTAAGAAACAGATCTTGAACCCTGCGCCGCCCGCTGCGCGGGCGGCGCAGGATCTTTGAGTTTTATATTTATTAATGTCCACCTACTTAGATAAGATAGGTAAGGTGCTGGACGGGCAAGGTGCAGAGCCTACAGCCTGTTTATTCAGATAATTCAGAGCTTTTGCTGAAACGCTTCCACAATGTCCATCAATTGGATTTGGGACTGCACGGGCAGCAGATCCAGCAGAGAGACTTCGTGCTTGCCGCCACCTAGCTTGACGGGAATGCCGCGCAGAATCCCCAGCACCTCGTCCTCGGTCGGCACGCCTTTTTCAAGCAAGGGATAGATCTGCTCTGCCAGGGGGGTGTTGAGGTGAGCATCGCGGAGATACAGATGCCACTTGGCTACGTCGATATACACCTCTTTGCCCAGTTCTGCGGCCAGGGCCTCGATGGCTTCGGAAGAATTGGAATATGCCATAGTTACGCCGTGTTAATGAGCCGTATTAATGGGTGGAATGAACAGTCAGGTCAGGGCTGCAATCTATCGAGAATTGCCGTTTCAGGACGCACCTCAAGGGGATTTTGCGTTGGGCTTGGTAACCGGGCCAGAATAGTCGGCGATCGCAAAGATATAGACCCCATGCGCCACCAAGGCCGCCAGCCATAGCCCACTAAACCACACGGTCCAGGGCCAGGTCTGCGCTTGCACAAGTCGAAAGAACCACACGCCAGAGTTGACCGCAATGAACGCTGCAACGTGGGTGGCAAAGGTCATGCGGTCGTCTAGCTTGCGAAAGGCGGGGTCGTTGCGGTCGGGTTCGCGGGGCCAGCGGGGAGGCATACTGTTATCCGGGATGAACTGTCGGGATGAACTGTCGAGATAAACTGTCGGGATGACCATTCAGCTTTCATTGTACGGTGTGAGTGACATCGTACAGCGTGGCCTCATAGCGTGACCCTACAGTGCGGTTATACACCATGACTCCACAACGTGACCGCACAGTGTGGCTGTACACCGTGACCGCACAGCGTAACTCCACAGCGTGTCCGCCCAATAACCGCACAGCGCGACCGTACAGCGTAACCGTCTGTTGAAGCAAGTGAGCAAGGCGAGGGGGGCGAAATTCTTGTCTTTTCAGCACAGCGTACACACCCTGAAAGAACAAGAAGCAAGCACAAGAACATGCTGACTTTTCACAGGATTCGCTATTGCGCGGCCAGATAATCGCCCGACTTGCCGCCCGTTTTGCTGAGCAGGCGAATGTTCGTAATTTTCATCGATTTTTCCAGGGCTTTGGCCATGTCGTAGAGCGTCAGTGCTGCGACCGAAACGGCGGTTAACGCTTCCATTTCCACTCCTGTTTCGGCTTTGAGGCGCACCTCAGCGCGGATGTCGTAACCGGGCAGGTCTGGATTTGGCGTAATTTGAACGTCTACTTTTTGCAGGGGGAGCGGGTGACAGAGGGGAATCAGGTGAGCGGTTTGCTTGGCTGCCATGATGCCCGCCAATCTGGCTGTGCCCAGCACGTCGCCCTTGGGTGCATTGCCCGCTTCAATGGCCGCCAGGGTTTCGGGCTGCATCTGGATTTGCCCCAGGGCGATCGCCGTCCGCACGGTGGCTGCCTTAGCTGACACATCCACCATGTGTGCCTGCCCGGTTGCCTCCAGATGGGTCAGGTTGGGCAGAGATTTTTCAGCAGAATTTTGGTTCATGCGCCTAACTATGTTGATGTCGTGTGATAGTATAGAGTTTCTGGCAGGGGCCTGTAGCTCAGTGGACTAGAGCACGTGGCTACGGACCACGGTGTCGGGGGTTCGAATCCCTCCTGGCCCGTCAGAGAGTGGGGTGAGTTAAAGCAACTCGCCCCATTTTGCTTTCATGTATTTGCTTTCTGGATAATTGCGATGTAATTGCGACTCTTTGAATAAGAGGTCACAGAAGAAGACACAGAAGAAAAAAGAACACAAACGTTTGCCCTCTTGCTCTGGTGCATCTACGCCCTAGGCAGTGTCTTAAAACTTTCTAGGTCGTTAATTGCCTTGAGTTGCCTTGAGTCGATCTCCCTAAATCCCCCTTAATAAGGGGGACTTCCGGAGCGGTTCGGCTCGGTTCCCCCCTTTTTTAAGGGGGGGCTAAGGGGGGATCAAAGGGTTTTAAAGCACGCCCTAGCTTCATTCGCTGATGCCTGCGTCCACTCAAGGGGGCGCATCTTCCAGAGAATCAACAGGTTCCGGTTTCAGGCTGTCTACCTGTTCCTCAATGGTTTTGATAATTTGGCTGAGGGCGGGCAACACCTCCAGCTTCGCAGCGACCATGCCCGACTCTAGGCGAGCGCGATCGCGGATTTCGTTTAGCTTGGTCTGGAGCTGTCGGGCAATTCGCAGGGCATCTCGCTCTAACGTAGCGATTTGCTGCTGCTGATAAAACTTCAGCGCGGCTCCGCGTAAAATTTGTAGCGTCGCCTCTTCGCCCTGTTCGGTAGGGATAAAGCGGAAGCGCAGCAGGAGTCTTGTCCGCTCGTGCAATCGCTCGATTTCAACCTGGCGGGGCTGTTCGACTGGCACCAGCGGCAGCCCAGCAAGCTGCTTCAGTTCGGCGATGATGCCTCGAAAATGGCGCAAATCCAGGCGATCGATGACAGATTGCAGCACCCCGTTTTGGCTCCAGAGAATGCGTCCATAGCGGGGCTGATGCTCGAAATAGAGCCGCCCAATGCCGCCGATCAGGACTCGTCCCAGCAGTTCTTGCAGCAATTCTGGGGGTGGCAGGGTGGCCAGGGTTTCTGCTGGGCGGCTGAGATGATTTAGCTGCACGACGAGCGGCGGAATCGGTGTCATTAACTGCGTCGGCACTTGGGGCGGCTGCTCGACGTTGATGAAGGTCGCGAGGTAATCTTGCAGAGTGTCCAGGGGAATATCCGGGGCGATCGCTGGGGTGGGCAACGGCTCTTCCTGCCTTTGAATCGCAGAGATGGATTCTGCTAGCTCGTCTTCATCCAAAAACACTGCCTCCGAGGGTGGGGCTTCGGCACTCCGCTTTGCCGTGGGCGGGGACGAAACCGGATTCTCTTCCGCAGAATCGCGGCTCAGCGCCACCTTGGGTTCACCGTGAATTGGCTCTGGTCTTGCTTCAACCCGTGATGCACTGGCTACATCGGAAAGCGAGTCCAGATCTGGAAATGGCTCGAAGGGATTTTCGGGCGATCGCCCTTCTGGCTCTGCTACCAGAGCAGGCTGAACGGGTTCCGGCTGAACAGGTTCCGGCGCTGGCTCTGGTGCGGCGGGTGGCGTATCCGAGGGCGCATAAATCGGCCGAAACCGGGGCGGCGCCAGCTCCTGGCTCAGATCTTCTGGGCTATCGACCACCAGCGTTGGCTGGGTATTGCGGTCTAGCTTTTGCTCGGTGCGGATGCGGGGGGCAACTCGTGAACGACGATCGACTTCCGCCTCATCCCTGGCGTTGGCGCGATCGCCCGAACGATCTGTCTCTTCTGCGCCAGCGGGTGGACTGGGCTGGGCGGCGCGGCTGCCCGTATAGTGCAAATAGGCAGAAAGGGATGCCTGGAGCGCATCAGACGAAATCGGCTGGGGCTTGGGATAGTAGTTGTGGTAGGCGATAATGCGGCGCACATAGTCTGCGGCCGGGCTGTCTTCGGGGTTGACCATGCCCAGCAGCAGGCAGTTGTCTTCCAGCTTTAGCGGCAGCACTTGATAATACAAACACGCTTCAAAGGGCAAGATGCCGTCAATCAGGACAAACATCTGCTGGAGGTCTAGCGACTGCGCGAGGCTGTCTGAAAAATGAGACAAAACCGACCGATACTGAGCGTCGGCAGATGTTGCCCCGACTTTTTTGTTGAGCGGGGAGGTCATAAAATCGCACCGTTCTCAATCTTTGGGGTTGACCATGATTGACCATGATGAAAGCAAGCCGCTTCCAGCACCCTTGGCGGTTTGTTCACTCAAGCATACCCAGTCTTGCTGCAAATCGCCATCCGCAAGCCGCCAGCCTGCCCTGCCTGCGTTTGCGGCGGATGGCTCAGGCCGATTCTGAGTTGTCGGAGTCGTCAGACTGGGACGAGTTTCGCAGGCTATGGGCAGACAGGTAGACCTTGACCCATTCTCCAGTAATTTGGTTCACCTTGACATTGCGATGCTGGGCGATCGCCTCGGCGGTTTTCCAGGTTTTGAAATCCTGCACTAACTGCTGCTGTTCTGGACTAAGGGCGTTATAGAACTCATCCCACTGATCAGGCGCAAGCCCCAGGTTATTGTCTACTGAGGTGCCCAGCCAGGTCATGACCAATTCGGACTCGGCCTTAATGGCAAACACACGCAGGGCGTGATAGCTAATTTTTTCCCGCAGTCGATAAACCTGCTTGACCGGAACCCCCAGCGCCGTGGCGATCGCCTCCTGCGACTTGCCTTGGAGATGCAGCCGGAGCCATTGCGCCGCCAGCGGGTCTACTTCCTGAGCGAGATAGTCCAGAAACGTTTGCTTTACCTCGTCGCGCAGGGCCTGCTGTTCCTCCCAATCGCGCTGCTGCTCGTACTGACTCAGCGCCTGAGAATCGAGCAGGCTCATGGCGCTGTCGCTATCGTCGGGAGAAATTTCTTCCGATACTAGCCGAATCAGTTCGCCCGTCGGAACCTGGGTCATGCCGCCACGCTGGGTGCGCCGCAGATAGTTGACAAACCGATAGACCAGCAGCGGCTGATTGCGGATGGGGCGCAGGCAGTATTCCTCAATGCTGGCCAGCATTAGCCCGTCCCGCAGGCGGGGCTGATTGGTGCAGCAGGCGATCCACTGCACCTGCTGGCGAATATAGGAGTCGTTTTGGATGAGTTCCTGAATCACTTCTTGCAACACATCCATGACGCTGCGATGGCGATCGCGCGATAGCGCCACCCAGGTTCGGACTTTGCTGCGAATCAGGAACAGGCTGCTGAGGCGCTGTAGCAGGTTTTTGTAAGCCTGGTCTGGACGGACTCCTAAATAGCGCTGCTGCAAAATGCGATAGCGATAATCCATCGCCTGCTGTGCCACCATAACTTGCACTGGGGTCATCTCATCGAAGCGCTGCGGCTCGTCGCCCAACAGCCAGCGCAAGAT
The Thermoleptolyngbya sichuanensis A183 DNA segment above includes these coding regions:
- a CDS encoding alpha/beta fold hydrolase, with product MPYCSIRGVDHYYEWICESGSEPFGSRPVLVFLHGWAGSARYWESTARRLMSQYDCLLYDLRGFGRSHLPRPIPETVAAIGYELETYADDLALLLDEFGLERVTLNAHSTGASIAVFFLNQYAERVNRAILTCSGIFEYNQQAFEAFYRFGKYVVDFRPGWLRHIPLVDQLFMARFLRRSIPAGDRRAFLADYLDADYEAALGTIYTAVSKKAVDVMPQEFARLTVPTLLISGEYDQIIPASMGQQAASLSDRITHCVIAETGHFPMLEDAATYMATIEAFLNQTREPVA
- a CDS encoding SWIM zinc finger family protein, which codes for MTQYDAQPSREWWAQRWVDVLESFGWVRRLARARNYAREGNVLSIEFRGAKVHARVQGTAPEPYKVTLSLDPFDDEQWQYVIESLSQQAIFSAKLLAGEMPQNIEEVFTANGLSLFPFTKFDIHSRCSCPDPANPCKHIGAVYYVLGDRFSEDPFVLFQLRGRTKEQIISELRRLRSASPDAPPPEETLNPLTAPPVSASSAIALQTFWKYDQQLEPSLVVIAPPPSSETVLDLLGQMPLRSEGSTSGSVSAHAVNEYLRSLYSQVAQQAVLSAMTAGTRPEES
- a CDS encoding DUF760 domain-containing protein, coding for MNFDPDSTELFGSSAEEMQANELLKYLQHQSPEVLARVARSVSPEIKDIISQNVQGLVGMLPSEAFTMQITTDRDNLAGLLASAMMTGYFLRRMEQRMELEVSVADAFGSFRDSGDESSGS
- a CDS encoding HhoA/HhoB/HtrA family serine endopeptidase, which produces MVKSLKSWGTYAAVLVMGVGLGMAGHATWQSFSPVRTPQPLTNRSPANMPPSLAPVANESPPAPPSVPSAQPYNFIAAAAERVGPAVVRIDASRTVSRVPPGASPFFRRFFGEEGPSAPERLRRGTGSGFVISPNGQIITNAHVVEGADTVRVTLRDGREFEGRVVGADEVTDVAAIAIDATDLPTVTLGGSTNLVPGQWAIAIGNPLGLDNTVTAGIISATGRSSSEVGSPDRRVRFIQTDAAINPGNSGGPLLNDQGEVIGMNTAIRANAQGLGFAIPIETAKRIADQLFATGQVAHPFLGIQMTNLTPALKEELQKNVEDPPFDPSKLAVDRGVLILQVLENTPAATAGLQPGDVILKVGGVPVNTASDVQEQVDGSKIGDLLALEINREGEVLEIGVRPTTLPRSQN
- a CDS encoding LysM peptidoglycan-binding domain-containing M23 family metallopeptidase, coding for MSEKFQAYRKRRGADLGGMVLLGLGVVGMSQGAIAQASLPDPSPARALSIAQAADAPTDSLCPAPVLSRMTRYQTRAGDTIASLAQRHNLTAETLIGMNSVLRQGNPPVGTSLLIPPINGLRVEVPSGRTWRDLAQQYRVRADVLFEANGCRPPGRVAFIPGATLSSANPAAGDTAVGAAADPNARPRITSPDRAAAILRTHPLGSPTVALVIKGYGWQIDPRSGQVVFNSGVDLAASEGNPVVSAGEGTVAFAANQGNYGNLVVVNHPEGLQTRYAQLGTIQVQVGQRVQAGDRLGTVGRSAPDQEPLLRFEVRSNSDLGWVAQDPSLYFQDMRVGQ
- a CDS encoding Sll0314/Alr1548 family TPR repeat-containing protein — translated: MSIAAVLVSRRSGGVRNSQPGRQTGRSPAQQLWRSLGSVAGGLAIALHSLALPALADPFRSANPRNIDRTTEAAFIAMFAEGNYAQAAALLENASRNEPLAHALAASLAYLNRDWDTLRDRATQTRRSAERLMQSDPLRGNIYRAVGHFLEGGYAVSTQSTVAATPTVLRELQRAFSALGEAERIAPDDPELNLVKGYIELFLATNLPFSSPEQALEKLQNFAGPEYLAQRGIAIGYRDLEQFEPAMAAVDQALAETPDNPDLYYLKAQILVRQEKYRESLEFFQRALEKEDQLPQRHANQIAWEACRAESVVEGLRDGVSRQRCNPLLRRR
- a CDS encoding class I SAM-dependent methyltransferase, giving the protein MALIFKDYFSRQASRYAKYRPGYPDELYAYLVKTATKHDAAWDCATGNGQVAVGLVPHFATIYATDASASQIANAFPHERIQYSVAPAEASGLPDHCVDLITVGLALHWLPLDGFYAEVNRVGRPGGVIAAWCSDLFRVAEATPAVSALIDELYALIMPMQLPEVQLVHDHYQTVPFPFEELPAPTFRQTVQWTPEIILGCVSTWSAVQRYADAEGWAGLKEWGDRLSAAWGDPTLPKTVCWDIFLRAGQI
- a CDS encoding DUF3181 family protein; this translates as MAYSNSSEAIEALAAELGKEVYIDVAKWHLYLRDAHLNTPLAEQIYPLLEKGVPTEDEVLGILRGIPVKLGGGKHEVSLLDLLPVQSQIQLMDIVEAFQQKL
- a CDS encoding 2TM domain-containing protein, coding for MPPRWPREPDRNDPAFRKLDDRMTFATHVAAFIAVNSGVWFFRLVQAQTWPWTVWFSGLWLAALVAHGVYIFAIADYSGPVTKPNAKSP
- the moaC gene encoding cyclic pyranopterin monophosphate synthase MoaC — protein: MNQNSAEKSLPNLTHLEATGQAHMVDVSAKAATVRTAIALGQIQMQPETLAAIEAGNAPKGDVLGTARLAGIMAAKQTAHLIPLCHPLPLQKVDVQITPNPDLPGYDIRAEVRLKAETGVEMEALTAVSVAALTLYDMAKALEKSMKITNIRLLSKTGGKSGDYLAAQ
- a CDS encoding GspE/PulE/PilB domain-containing protein; translated protein: MTSPLNKKVGATSADAQYRSVLSHFSDSLAQSLDLQQMFVLIDGILPFEACLYYQVLPLKLEDNCLLLGMVNPEDSPAADYVRRIIAYHNYYPKPQPISSDALQASLSAYLHYTGSRAAQPSPPAGAEETDRSGDRANARDEAEVDRRSRVAPRIRTEQKLDRNTQPTLVVDSPEDLSQELAPPRFRPIYAPSDTPPAAPEPAPEPVQPEPVQPALVAEPEGRSPENPFEPFPDLDSLSDVASASRVEARPEPIHGEPKVALSRDSAEENPVSSPPTAKRSAEAPPSEAVFLDEDELAESISAIQRQEEPLPTPAIAPDIPLDTLQDYLATFINVEQPPQVPTQLMTPIPPLVVQLNHLSRPAETLATLPPPELLQELLGRVLIGGIGRLYFEHQPRYGRILWSQNGVLQSVIDRLDLRHFRGIIAELKQLAGLPLVPVEQPRQVEIERLHERTRLLLRFRFIPTEQGEEATLQILRGAALKFYQQQQIATLERDALRIARQLQTKLNEIRDRARLESGMVAAKLEVLPALSQIIKTIEEQVDSLKPEPVDSLEDAPP
- a CDS encoding HetZ-related protein 2 encodes the protein MVKASSMEASTEACTRASTEDYIAMTRAESRSEELKREWQARLQQDHPGQPATLQEAILRWLLGDEPQRFDEMTPVQVMVAQQAMDYRYRILQQRYLGVRPDQAYKNLLQRLSSLFLIRSKVRTWVALSRDRHRSVMDVLQEVIQELIQNDSYIRQQVQWIACCTNQPRLRDGLMLASIEEYCLRPIRNQPLLVYRFVNYLRRTQRGGMTQVPTGELIRLVSEEISPDDSDSAMSLLDSQALSQYEQQRDWEEQQALRDEVKQTFLDYLAQEVDPLAAQWLRLHLQGKSQEAIATALGVPVKQVYRLREKISYHALRVFAIKAESELVMTWLGTSVDNNLGLAPDQWDEFYNALSPEQQQLVQDFKTWKTAEAIAQHRNVKVNQITGEWVKVYLSAHSLRNSSQSDDSDNSESA